A single window of Gossypium hirsutum isolate 1008001.06 chromosome A10, Gossypium_hirsutum_v2.1, whole genome shotgun sequence DNA harbors:
- the LOC107897334 gene encoding uncharacterized protein isoform X3: MRIISLSLHYCCSDSASYKGLAVILNKSSSPSPHKGKGPESAPPRITSNVKQNLQFLKLWKEFQKSKSSAPKPATSYRRKKVQKEELPEDIELYRDPTTTLYYTNQGLDDAVPVLLVDGYNVCGYWMKLKKHFMKGRLDIARQKLIDELITFSMLRGVKVVVVFDAMMSGLPTHKETFAGELPLRIDGSVFFFFSNSSIDIVYSGESCADAWIEKEVVALREDGCPKVWVVTSDHCQQHAAHGAGAFIWSSKALVSEIKASQKEVERMLLEQR, translated from the exons ATGAGAATTATCAGTCTTTCACTTCATTATTGCTGCAGCGATTCCGCTAGCTATAAGGGTTTGGCAGTCATCCTCAACAAGTCGTCTTCTCCTTCTCCCCATAAG GGTAAGGGTCCTGAATCAGCTCCTCCAAGAATCACATCCAATGTCAAGCAGAACTTGCAGTTTTTGAAGTTGTGGAAG GAATTCCAAAAGAGTAAATCTAGTGCACCTAAGCCTGCAACTAGTTATAGGAGAAAGAAGGTGCAAAAGGAAGAGCTTCCTGAAGACATAGAACTTTATCGTGATCCTACAACGACCCTTTATTA TACCAACCAGGGTTTAGATGACGCTGTCCCTGTATTGCTCGTCGATGGTTACAATGTATGTGGCTATTGGATGAAGCTGAAGAAGCATTTTATGAAAGGGAGGCTTGACATTGCTCGCCAAAAACTAATAGATGAACTTATAACTTTTAGTATGCTAAGAG GGGTTAAAGTGGTTGTTGTATTTGACGCTATGATGTCTGGACTTCCTACACACAAGGAAACTTTTGCTGG GGAACTTCCTTTACGTATAGATGGatcagtttttttcttttttagtaatTCTAG CATTGATATAGTTTACTCAGGAGAGTCTTGTGCTGATGCATGGATCGAAAAGGAG GTTGTAGCTCTGAGGGAGGATGGGTGCCCCAAAGTCTGGGTTGTGACTTCTGATCATTGTCAGCAGCATGCAGCACATGGAGCG GGAGCCTTTATTTGGAGCTCCAAGGCATTGGTTTCTGAG
- the LOC107897334 gene encoding uncharacterized protein isoform X4: MRIISLSLHYCCSDSASYKGLAVILNKSSSPSPHKGKGPESAPPRITSNVKQNLQFLKLWKEFQKSKSSAPKPATSYRRKKVQKEELPEDIELYRDPTTTLYYTNQGLDDAVPVLLVDGYNVCGYWMKLKKHFMKGRLDIARQKLIDELITFSMLRGVKVVVVFDAMMSGLPTHKETFAGELPLRIDGSVFFFFSNSSIDIVYSGESCADAWIEKEVVALREDGCPKVWVVTSDHCQQHAAHGAGAFIWSSKALVSEIYFFSR, translated from the exons ATGAGAATTATCAGTCTTTCACTTCATTATTGCTGCAGCGATTCCGCTAGCTATAAGGGTTTGGCAGTCATCCTCAACAAGTCGTCTTCTCCTTCTCCCCATAAG GGTAAGGGTCCTGAATCAGCTCCTCCAAGAATCACATCCAATGTCAAGCAGAACTTGCAGTTTTTGAAGTTGTGGAAG GAATTCCAAAAGAGTAAATCTAGTGCACCTAAGCCTGCAACTAGTTATAGGAGAAAGAAGGTGCAAAAGGAAGAGCTTCCTGAAGACATAGAACTTTATCGTGATCCTACAACGACCCTTTATTA TACCAACCAGGGTTTAGATGACGCTGTCCCTGTATTGCTCGTCGATGGTTACAATGTATGTGGCTATTGGATGAAGCTGAAGAAGCATTTTATGAAAGGGAGGCTTGACATTGCTCGCCAAAAACTAATAGATGAACTTATAACTTTTAGTATGCTAAGAG GGGTTAAAGTGGTTGTTGTATTTGACGCTATGATGTCTGGACTTCCTACACACAAGGAAACTTTTGCTGG GGAACTTCCTTTACGTATAGATGGatcagtttttttcttttttagtaatTCTAG CATTGATATAGTTTACTCAGGAGAGTCTTGTGCTGATGCATGGATCGAAAAGGAG GTTGTAGCTCTGAGGGAGGATGGGTGCCCCAAAGTCTGGGTTGTGACTTCTGATCATTGTCAGCAGCATGCAGCACATGGAGCG GGAGCCTTTATTTGGAGCTCCAAGGCATTGGTTTCTGAG
- the LOC107897334 gene encoding uncharacterized protein YacP isoform X5, with protein sequence MRIISLSLHYCCSDSASYKGLAVILNKSSSPSPHKGKGPESAPPRITSNVKQNLQFLKLWKEFQKSKSSAPKPATSYRRKKVQKEELPEDIELYRDPTTTLYYTNQGLDDAVPVLLVDGYNVCGYWMKLKKHFMKGRLDIARQKLIDELITFSMLRGVKVVVVFDAMMSGLPTHKETFAGIDIVYSGESCADAWIEKEVVALREDGCPKVWVVTSDHCQQHAAHGAGAFIWSSKALVSEIKASQKEVERMLLEQR encoded by the exons ATGAGAATTATCAGTCTTTCACTTCATTATTGCTGCAGCGATTCCGCTAGCTATAAGGGTTTGGCAGTCATCCTCAACAAGTCGTCTTCTCCTTCTCCCCATAAG GGTAAGGGTCCTGAATCAGCTCCTCCAAGAATCACATCCAATGTCAAGCAGAACTTGCAGTTTTTGAAGTTGTGGAAG GAATTCCAAAAGAGTAAATCTAGTGCACCTAAGCCTGCAACTAGTTATAGGAGAAAGAAGGTGCAAAAGGAAGAGCTTCCTGAAGACATAGAACTTTATCGTGATCCTACAACGACCCTTTATTA TACCAACCAGGGTTTAGATGACGCTGTCCCTGTATTGCTCGTCGATGGTTACAATGTATGTGGCTATTGGATGAAGCTGAAGAAGCATTTTATGAAAGGGAGGCTTGACATTGCTCGCCAAAAACTAATAGATGAACTTATAACTTTTAGTATGCTAAGAG GGGTTAAAGTGGTTGTTGTATTTGACGCTATGATGTCTGGACTTCCTACACACAAGGAAACTTTTGCTGG CATTGATATAGTTTACTCAGGAGAGTCTTGTGCTGATGCATGGATCGAAAAGGAG GTTGTAGCTCTGAGGGAGGATGGGTGCCCCAAAGTCTGGGTTGTGACTTCTGATCATTGTCAGCAGCATGCAGCACATGGAGCG GGAGCCTTTATTTGGAGCTCCAAGGCATTGGTTTCTGAG
- the LOC107897334 gene encoding uncharacterized protein YacP isoform X6 → MRIISLSLHYCCSDSASYKGLAVILNKSSSPSPHKGKGPESAPPRITSNVKQNLQFLKLWKEFQKSKSSAPKPATSYRRKKVQKEELPEDIELYRDPTTTLYYTNQGLDDAVPVLLVDGYNVCGYWMKLKKHFMKGRLDIARQKLIDELITFSMLRGVKVVVVFDAMMSGLPTHKETFAGIDIVYSGESCADAWIEKEVVALREDGCPKVWVVTSDHCQQHAAHGAGAFIWSSKALVSEIYFFSR, encoded by the exons ATGAGAATTATCAGTCTTTCACTTCATTATTGCTGCAGCGATTCCGCTAGCTATAAGGGTTTGGCAGTCATCCTCAACAAGTCGTCTTCTCCTTCTCCCCATAAG GGTAAGGGTCCTGAATCAGCTCCTCCAAGAATCACATCCAATGTCAAGCAGAACTTGCAGTTTTTGAAGTTGTGGAAG GAATTCCAAAAGAGTAAATCTAGTGCACCTAAGCCTGCAACTAGTTATAGGAGAAAGAAGGTGCAAAAGGAAGAGCTTCCTGAAGACATAGAACTTTATCGTGATCCTACAACGACCCTTTATTA TACCAACCAGGGTTTAGATGACGCTGTCCCTGTATTGCTCGTCGATGGTTACAATGTATGTGGCTATTGGATGAAGCTGAAGAAGCATTTTATGAAAGGGAGGCTTGACATTGCTCGCCAAAAACTAATAGATGAACTTATAACTTTTAGTATGCTAAGAG GGGTTAAAGTGGTTGTTGTATTTGACGCTATGATGTCTGGACTTCCTACACACAAGGAAACTTTTGCTGG CATTGATATAGTTTACTCAGGAGAGTCTTGTGCTGATGCATGGATCGAAAAGGAG GTTGTAGCTCTGAGGGAGGATGGGTGCCCCAAAGTCTGGGTTGTGACTTCTGATCATTGTCAGCAGCATGCAGCACATGGAGCG GGAGCCTTTATTTGGAGCTCCAAGGCATTGGTTTCTGAG
- the LOC107897334 gene encoding uncharacterized protein isoform X7: protein MRIISLSLHYCCSDSASYKGLAVILNKSSSPSPHKGKGPESAPPRITSNVKQNLQFLKLWKEFQKSKSSAPKPATSYRRKKVQKEELPEDIELYRDPTTTLYYTNQGLDDAVPVLLVDGYNVCGYWMKLKKHFMKGRLDIARQKLIDELITFSMLRGVKVVVVFDAMMSGLPTHKETFAGELPLRIDGSVFFFFSNSRFTFSVFYLLVRAGHGSATCLGPKALPKMGGFGQKYESRKMGLGKI from the exons ATGAGAATTATCAGTCTTTCACTTCATTATTGCTGCAGCGATTCCGCTAGCTATAAGGGTTTGGCAGTCATCCTCAACAAGTCGTCTTCTCCTTCTCCCCATAAG GGTAAGGGTCCTGAATCAGCTCCTCCAAGAATCACATCCAATGTCAAGCAGAACTTGCAGTTTTTGAAGTTGTGGAAG GAATTCCAAAAGAGTAAATCTAGTGCACCTAAGCCTGCAACTAGTTATAGGAGAAAGAAGGTGCAAAAGGAAGAGCTTCCTGAAGACATAGAACTTTATCGTGATCCTACAACGACCCTTTATTA TACCAACCAGGGTTTAGATGACGCTGTCCCTGTATTGCTCGTCGATGGTTACAATGTATGTGGCTATTGGATGAAGCTGAAGAAGCATTTTATGAAAGGGAGGCTTGACATTGCTCGCCAAAAACTAATAGATGAACTTATAACTTTTAGTATGCTAAGAG GGGTTAAAGTGGTTGTTGTATTTGACGCTATGATGTCTGGACTTCCTACACACAAGGAAACTTTTGCTGG GGAACTTCCTTTACGTATAGATGGatcagtttttttcttttttagtaatTCTAG gTTTACATTTTCTGTTTTCTACTTGCTGGTTAGAGCTGGTCATGGGTCAGCCACTTGCTTAGGCCCGAAGGCCCTCccaaaaatgggagggtttgggcaaaaatatgagtccagaaaaatgggcttgggtaaaatttaa